Proteins encoded together in one Benincasa hispida cultivar B227 unplaced genomic scaffold, ASM972705v1 Contig306, whole genome shotgun sequence window:
- the LOC120069271 gene encoding uncharacterized protein LOC120069271, translating to MQFQRFLDVLRQLHINIRLIEAIEQMPSYVKFLKDILANKRKTRENETVALTYDCSALFQNNLPTKMKDPGSFTLPCTIGAKMVGNALCDLGASINLMPLSIFKKLDIGKARPTTITLQQTDRSIKLSKGKIEDVLVQVDMFIFLADFVILDYEADRNIPIISSRPFLATGQALIDVRKGELTIRVDD from the coding sequence ATgcaatttcagaggtttctgGACGTTCTCAGACAGCTACACATTAACATTCGCTTGATAGAAGCAATAGAGCAGATGCcgagttatgtaaaatttctcaaggatattctgGCCAATAAAAGAAAGACcagggaaaatgaaacagttgcgtTAACATATGACTGCAGCGCTCTGTTTCAAAATAATCtccccactaaaatgaaggaccctgggagttttacattgccctgcACGATAGGAGCGAAGATGGTCGGGAATGCGCTGTGCgatttaggggcaagcataaatctgATGCCCTTGTCgatttttaagaagctggacATCGGCAAAGCAagaccaaccacgatcacattacaACAAACTGATAGATCGATAAAGCTTTCTAagggcaagatagaagatgttctCGTGCAAGTGGACATGTTTATCTTTCTGGCAGActttgtcatattggattacgaagctGATAGAAATATCCCTATCATCTCTAGTCGTCCATTTCTTGCAACAGGGCAAGCGCTGATCGATGTGCGAAAGGGAGAATTGACCATCAGGGTCGACGATTAG